cttttatattcacatttgactcataggtattaatttattaaattatcgactcactcgtcggatttagtgatctcaaatctttATTCCCGACACCACCGAAAATTAGGCTATTACATAACTAgcctttcattttattttatcttcACTCCAAATAGCTTGTATGTAAGGAAATAGCCAAATGTCAATAAGAAGCAgaatttagtattatttttgttAATGGTAAGGATGTTGATATTTGCCATTTTGTAAAAAGTTCCATCATATCAAGTTAAAATTATGTAATAATATCCATCATATATCCATGTTCATTAATTCAATAAGTCAAGGTGATTTCAAAAAGTTTTGTATTTTAGCAAATAAATGTATAATTAGTGTATATttgtgtaacagcctattttcagtggtgtcagaaatagtagATTTGGGACCACGATTCTGACCAGTCaatcaatattttaattatttatttagtatttacAGGGTTAATTCTCGCcttaatgacttcctagggttttGGTTATTCTTTTCCCAAAGAGTTGATCTATTGAGTAACCCTATAAAATAGTTAACaaatcatacctccactcgctaatcccccatatatggattagttcctcatggttttCATAAACAATATGGAATTGACGTAAAGATAGAAAATGATAAATGAATTGAGGTGTAGAGTTTAAGAAAACGCCTGATTTGTATTAAAGATTAATATGAATCCACAAAGTTTGATTGTCTATACAAATCAGATCTCTTGAGATAAAGcaagaaaaacttaaaaataaatctaaaagcCTAAAAGAAAGAATATCTGAACTGGAATTAAAAGAAGAAAACTATACTAAGGAATTGATGTccataacatgtgaaaaatgattCTATTTATAGATTTGAGGTGGTCGTCgaccttaaccctaggttagttgACATTTCTATGCTTTAAGATTGATTATGCAGACCAAAACACCCCCTCAGTCGTGTTACTTTCCGTCCAGAGGTGATGTTGCGACACATCAGGACCTGTGTCGCGACAAAGGATTCAGTACACTCCTCTTAGAATATCTTTAGGGGTATATCGCAACACCCTTATGTTGTGTCGCAACAACAAAGGCAGTTCCACGATTTCTTTGTTCTGCTCCATAAGTTGTGACATTGATCATTCCGTGTTGAAACATAGTGACCAGTATTTGTTTATTacgccttctaatggtctcttgCACACTTACACAGTTCATTAGCTTCCCTATTGGCCTCATTCGGCCCCTAAGGTCAACAAAAGCCTCAATTTGtacattatattaaatttaagagATCTtgcaaaaacataattaaaatctaATGAAAATGCTTGCTATCAAGCTCCTAAAGTGCGGAaattagtttaatctgctacaccgaaTTACAGCAGATCAGGTACACGGCTTTAAGTTTGAATCCACGATTTATAATGTTAGTTATAGCCCTTTTCACaaaatttttacctttttttaATGGCTAAATCAAGTCATTTTGTAATAATATATGTTTTAACAGTTTAAGTAGTTATGTGGTTATATAAGATGAACTGGGAGTTAATGATGGAATTTCGGGCCAAAACTGCTGCTAAAACCGCGACCACAAAGCATAGAGGTAATATAAATATTAACTttgttaattactatttgattctCTTTTAGTAATATAAATACTTGCTTAATTTAAATTTGTTCCTACAATATACTTTAAGATTTATTCCATATGTTTTATACAATCACAACTTGTTTGAAATTGCCCtataaaattgttattttcaTTTAGAATCTTagtatttttagatattttatgtTGGTATTGTATTTCGTAGATTCTGTCAATAAGATTTTTCCATCTTTCatgaatgaaagaaaaggaaataTAAAACTTAATTGGAAATTTCCATTTAGAATCAAAATTTACTTCATTTATATAAACCTAATAGATAATTAATTttgtaataaatttaaaataaacaagtAAGTATTAAGAGGGTAATAAATGAAGGCAACAACATAAAATATTTCCATTCGCTACATTAAAGTCACCCAGTTTAGGTTTTGGACATAGGATTATAATTCAATGATCATGGGTGTCTCAAGACTGAATTTCGTGTATTTGGCAACAATTATTCACTTTATGCTCATTATTGGCGATCAACCACGAAATGCTTAGTCTGAACTATAGCAATTCTTGTACCAAGAACTACGCAAATGAGTGGCAATGCGAGGAATCCTCCAAGGCtcatttttttctattatttttgtcACCAATTTATCTTATAAATTGGAGCCACATAGAATTCAAAGACAACCTCAATAATCAATAAATGAAGAAAATAAACTTATTACTCTTTCTATTaacagaaaaaaagaagaaaaaaatggatggaaaaaGAATCGAGGGCAATGAAGTTTATGCTTTAGTAATAAGTGTAAGTATTCTCCTCTTTGCTCCAATTGTTGTGTCTCAACCAATACCGGCAGATAAATCCCAAGTAGAAGCTTGGTTTaacggtattatcaagccagtgAAGGAAAGGGGTAAAACCTTAAACCCTGAATTGGTTGAGGCAGAGACAGAACCTAGAATCATAAAGGTGATGCAAGGTGGGGGTGGAGAATTCGATACCATAACCAAAGCCATCGAGAGCGTTCCATCAGGGAACGCCAAATGTGTGATTATATCCATCGGGCCTGGATCTTATAAAGAGAAAATTAGAATTGAAAGAAATAAGCCTTTCATTACATTGGTAGGAGGTCCTAAAACATGCCAAATTTGACAGTTGACGGCACCGCCAAGCAATATGGAACCGTAGATAGTGCCACTCTTATTACTGAGAGTAGTTACTTTGTGGGTGCTAATCTCAATATAGTGGTAAGTTAATATAGAGTTTAGACATCCATGATCTGTCCTTTATTGAATTGATTATAAAAGGGTTTTTTTTATGGTGGCATGTTATTCATATAGAACAGTGCTCCTAGGCCAGACGGGAAAACAGTAGGAGCACAAGCGGTTGCTTTGAGAGTCTCCGGTGATAGGTCGGCTTTCTATAACTATAAGATCATTGGCTTCCAGGACACTTTGTGTGATGATAGGGGCAACCATTTCTTTAAGGATTGCCATATTCGTGGCACTGTTGATTTCATTTTTGGAAGCGAGACATCTTTATATCTGGTATTAATATTCTCAACGCGTGAGATATGATGTATTATACCCCCATATATATATTTGACAAGAAAAGTGGGATGTAAAACTCAGAAATATTCATGGAAGGAGATCCAGAAGGAGATCCGAGATGGCAGTAATTATAGCACAAGTGAGAGAAAGTTCATCGGAGGATACGGGTTATTCGTTCGTGCATGGGAGGATTACCGGAACAGCAAAGGATGTATTTTTGGGAAGGGCTTGGAAGAGCAGTCCGAGAGTTGTTTATTCTTATACTGAAATGGATGAAATTGTCCATCCTGGTGGATGGTCTAGTAATCCCCAACCTGAACGAGCCGAGTAAGATAATACTCAACCTTACAACATTACATGCCTACAAGTAAACTAACTTTCCCAaattattgataaatttattaagatagataatgTGAGAATGGTTTGACACGCAGCACTGTATACTATGGAGAATACAAATGCACGGGGAAAGGTGCAACTCCCGCTACACTAGAGAAATTCCTCAAACAACTATCCAATGCGGAAGCTCAACCATTCTTGGTTCTTGACTATGTTGAAGGTACCAAATGGTTGTTTCCTCCTCCAACAGTACCTAATTAATTCATTCTTTCCCACCTTATTCATGCGGGCAACATATCCTCATAGTACTGCTAGTTCAAGCAGGCTCTTGTCTACCTCGTTACTGGGTGGAAATAACTAGCcttccattttattttattttcccttgAAATGGCTTGTATTTAAACAAATAGCCAAATGTCAATAAGAAGCaaaatttagtattttttttgttaatagtAATGATGTTGATATTTtccattttgtaaaaatttccgtCATATCAAGTTAAAATTATGTAATAATACCCATCATATATCCAAGTTCACTGATTCAATAAGTCAAGATGATTTCACAAACTTTtgtattttagaaaataaatggaTAATTAGTGTATAtttgtgtaacagcccgttttcagtagTGTCAGAAGTAGTAGATTTGGGTCCACGATTCTGACCAGTTAGTcagtattttaattatttatttagtatttacAGGGTTAATTCTCACCTTAATCACTTCTTTGGGTTTAGGTTCTTCCTTTTCCAAACAGTTGATTTGTTGAGTAACCCTATAAAGTAGCTAACAAATCATACCTGCACTTGCTAATCCCCCATAAAgtgattagttcctcatggttttCATAAACAATATGGAATTGACGTAAAGATTGAACataataaatgatttgaagtgTAGAGTTTAAGAAAATGCCTAATTTGTATTCAAGATGAATATGAATCCACAAAGATTGATTGTCTTTACAAATCAGATCTTTCGAGATAAAGCAAGAATAACTTGAAAATAAATCTAACAACCTAGAAGAAAAAATATCTAAACTGGAATTAAAAGCAAAAAAATATACTAAGGATTTGATGTccataacatgtgaaaaatgatcCTATTTATAGATTTCAAGTGGCCGTCGACCTTAACCCTAGATTAGTTGACATTCCTATGTGTTAAGTTTGATTATGCAGACTAAAACACCCCATCGGTCATGTTACTACCCGTCCAGAGGTGATGTTGCGACACATCAAGAACTGTGTCGTGATAAAGGATTCAATACACTCCACTTAGGATATCTTTAGGGGTATGTCGCGACACCCTTATGTTGTGTCGCAACAACGAAGGTAGTTTCATGATTTCTTTATTCTGCTCCTTAAGTTCCGATATTGATCATTCTGTGTTGTGACATAGTGACCAACATCTGTTTATTACTGATAAatcgtaatatatatatatattaccccatgtttagcatatttatggatgatttttccttagtttcattaaattcaatgctcctaatcctttaattttctGTTTTATACTCCATAGAGCTTAGGGTAGCAAAAAGAAcatgaaacgggccaaaaatggaaaaattagacctaattcagtgtttcacgTAGCCTAGGCATTtacacacgggcaggccacacgcccATCTATCAAGGCCGTGTCGACATTAAATAAAGTCAGAATTGTACACGGCCTGAGCACTTGCACTCGGGCgtgccacacgaccatgtccctgccgagcccaagtctaattctactcaaaaaaggctaattttgagggttttgaagcattccaaagtctatataaacaccctagaggaTTAAAGTAGACATGCAGAGTAAAAGGAAAGAAATACTCAaggatagccatcggaatcagctcAAAAGCAAGATCtacttcaagactaaagatctctattcaatttcttttgaagttctttgggttttttatgttttattattttcccaattttgagatgttttcctttattatgaactaaactccctaaatacctaagggagatgaaacctaggaCGGATcatattactatttgaattatatgataaatacttgttcttattcttaattgtaagttctaattcttgctttaatattccaggatattaattcaagtttttgatgtgcttattcagtggagcaaaagtccctgtttaagagtagatcattcataattaagcggagttgcatgcaatcctagagataggatgacataaatctaccggattagagtcaaatctaataagggaatccatagatcgagttaatgagacaataggagttttaattagaaagagatttcgatcaatcaacctagagtcagttgtttttagtctcgagagagataataacataaactaGGTATTACTACAGATTatgtcaagtgaataaatcgtctaattcaaaagtaataagtgaagtctagaaggattcttccttgggtattgtcttctccatcggtcttctaaaaagtattttccaactttagtCTCTGtcataatcttagttaattagataattagttttagtttaaaaacatcctttaattcttaggttagataattaaaagatagtaattactagtacttttagtcctcgtggatacgatattccccgtctcaccataactatactactattcgataggtgcatatgccttagtcgaatttttaatTAGTTTCAAGACCATCAAGTTCTTTGCGCCGTTGCCAGgggctaagatattaggaacacttgattttattactttagtcatttttacttttattgcaatttactttttgcttttagtttaatttttcttttctaaatttttctttttaattgcttCTTACAAGTgtttctagtttatgactaggAGAAATCCGTCAGGACCTttgctttttgacagtgagattaagggcacagctcgcagaaaccaaagagaaataaggcaaaacctaaatacatagaggaagggcacGAGGACGACACCAATAACACCAAGGAGATGGCTGCTAATCAGAATAATCTgttacctcctgtggttgctacAAATCTAGTAGattagaatcctgctcctcgtactatgtatgattatgttaaacctactttaacaggaactgaatagagtatagttagacctgctattgctgcaaataattttgaactaaaacctaacataattcaaatgatacaacagcttattcagtttgatggtttgcaggacgaggatccaaacactcatttagaaaattttttggaattctgcgacaccttgaagattaatggtgtttctgatgatgccattcgccttcaattgtttcccttttcattaaggaataaggctaaacagtggttgaactcgttaccatgagggtcaatcaccacttgggaataaatgaccgaaaaatttttacttaaatattttttgccggctaaaacggctaaattgaggaatgatatctcttcttttgtgcagatggatttagaaactctttatgatgcatgggagagatacaaggatttattgagaaggtgccctcaccatgagtTACCTCTATAGTtgcaggttcagactttttacaacggtgtgaacccctcaacaaggaaACTTATCGATGCTGCCGCcggtggaactttaaacaacaaaacacttgaagaggcttacgaatttattgaagagatgtcactgaataactatcagtggcaagccATAAGAATGAATCCGACAAAAGCAGCTGATGTTTTCAGCCTCGACGCGGTCACTATTCTATCTAACTAGgtagaaattttaaataaaaggattgatggtttgtatggttctacccaggtacatccagtgatgaggtgtgattcaaacgGAGGAGGAGTACACAACACATATTATCCATCCTTCAACTCTAGCACCGAGGAGGAACGagtccactatatgggtaataattctagaacTCAAAATAACCCgtacagtaacacttataatgccgGTTAGAGGAACCATTctaatttctcgtggggtggttaaggaaatcaaagaccacaacatcctctagGTTTTcatcaaccaccttaccaacaagggaagaaaccaaaccttaaaGAGATGttcacaaaattcatctcggtgttagaaactcattttcagaatactgaaaCAGCGCTTAAGAATCAGCAAGAGTCGATTCAAGGGCTTGAAACTAAAATAGGACAACTTGCTAAGTtgatctctgaacgaccacaaggtggcctaccaagtaacactgaaactaacccaagggagcaacttcaTTCCATTACTGTGCACAATGATGAAGGGTTAGTTGAAGATGCACCG
This window of the Gossypium arboreum isolate Shixiya-1 chromosome 12, ASM2569848v2, whole genome shotgun sequence genome carries:
- the LOC108477507 gene encoding pectinesterase 2-like, whose product is MDGKRIEGNEVYALVISVSILLFAPIVVSQPIPADKSQVEAWFNGIIKPVKERGKTLNPELVEAETEPRIIKVMQGGGGEFDTITKAIESVPSGNAKFDGTAKQYGTVDSATLITESSYFVGANLNIVNSAPRPDGKTVGAQAVALRVSGDRSAFYNYKIIGFQDTLCDDRGNHFFKDCHIRGTVDFIFGSETSLYLVLIFSTREI
- the LOC128279264 gene encoding pectinesterase PPME1-like, producing the protein MAVIIAQVRESSSEDTGYSFVHGRITGTAKDVFLGRAWKSSPRVVYSYTEMDEIVHPGGWSSNPQPERADTVYYGEYKCTGKGATPATLEKFLKQLSNAEAQPFLVLDYVEGTKWLFPPPTVPN